Part of the Oscillibacter hominis genome is shown below.
AGCCACGGGATCATCGGACAGGGCCAGAGACGTGGTGCCGTTGAGCAGCTCGTCCAGCTCATTGAGGCCAACGTTGTTGAATGCAAAGCGAAGCAGGGTGTTCTTCACCACGGCGTAATCCACACCGCTTTCACGGCACTCGCTGCGCAGGGCAGTATCCTCTGCAACGTTGATGCCCTTGTAGTCGACGATCACGCCGGCCGCGGCTTTCTGCAGCTTTTCAGTCAGATTGGCGACAATGGCTTGCTTCTCACTGAGAACTTTTGCGTTAGGCATACTTGTTTTCACCTCCAGAGATTGATCGGTGCGTTCAAAAAGAAAACCGTCCTCGTGCGCAAAGACACAAGGACGGTGTAGCAATCACTTGCTGTCCTCGGCAGGTCTTATGGGGAACCCCCTCCTGCTGTCTTTGGAACGCATCACTTAGTATATCAAACCGTCAAAATTTGTCAAGAGACAATTTTGCGGCAGATACCGCGTGTGGAATTAAACCTTGGCGGCGTTCATCTTCACGCCGGGGCCCATGGTGGAAGCAGCGACGCAGCTTCTCACATACTGGCCCTTGGCGGAGGCGGGTTTCGCCTTGATGATGGCGCCCATCAGAGCATTGTAGTTGTCCGTCAGCTTCTCAGGGCCAAAGGACACCTTGCCGATGGGGCAGTGGATGATGTTGGTCTTGTCCAGGCGGTACTCAATCTTACCGGCCTTGACCTCCTTCACAGCCTTCGCCACGTCGGGAGCCACGGTTCCGGCCTTGGGGGAAGGCATCAAGCCCTTGGGGCCCAGCACCTTACCAAGACGGCCCACCACACCCATCATGTCAGGGCTGGCGATGACCACATCAAAATCAAACCAGTTTTCCTTCTGGATTTTCTCCACCAGGTCCATATCGCCCACATAGTCGGCGCCGGCCTCGCGGGCGGCGTCAGCCTTGTCGCCCTTGGCGAATACCAGGACGCGG
Proteins encoded:
- the rplJ gene encoding 50S ribosomal protein L10; its protein translation is MPNAKVLSEKQAIVANLTEKLQKAAAGVIVDYKGINVAEDTALRSECRESGVDYAVVKNTLLRFAFNNVGLNELDELLNGTTSLALSDDPVAPARVLSGFAKKLDGKFEIKGGFMEGKVVPMETIQRLASIPALPVLQAQVLGTMLAPISGLACVLKQIAEKNGAVDAPAAEEAAPAAE
- the rplA gene encoding 50S ribosomal protein L1, translating into MFRGKKYKESAKQIDKNTLYDAAEGFGLICKTASAKFDETVELHVKLGVDSRHADQQVRGAIVLPHGTGKTVRVLVFAKGDKADAAREAGADYVGDMDLVEKIQKENWFDFDVVIASPDMMGVVGRLGKVLGPKGLMPSPKAGTVAPDVAKAVKEVKAGKIEYRLDKTNIIHCPIGKVSFGPEKLTDNYNALMGAIIKAKPASAKGQYVRSCVAASTMGPGVKMNAAKV